The Mucilaginibacter yixingensis genome window below encodes:
- a CDS encoding site-specific integrase → MVQLKIVLDTRRQKSDGTYPITFRVTDVKKVLYIQFGTSVLADMWDIEQRTIRKNHPNALLLNTALSKKFYQIQKAIKDLVEDGNFSFDTLKQCINSSSEIKKAKPILPSFKTYADKLIADLYKSKKIGNAIVYKTATNRLIKYTNPNLKFIEINYQLLDEFKNHLLSSEVKINSISNYLRTIRAIYNKAIKAKIIDRSHYPFHDTTIKTEKTAKRAITKQDIHTIENLPLKVGSKEWHARNYFLLSFYLIGISFTDLAYLTSKNVVNGRVEFRRRKTHKLYSIKLFSQAYTILNVYSKTENKYLLPVLPNSIEEDTLESKKLIYQWIKTTNKFLKRVGGDMVTTYVARHTWATSAKRLGYSNELIAEAMGHEYGNKITNIYLDSFDKEVIDKMHLEVIRR, encoded by the coding sequence ATGGTACAGTTAAAGATTGTATTAGATACAAGAAGACAAAAATCTGATGGCACTTACCCAATTACATTTAGGGTAACCGATGTAAAAAAAGTTCTTTACATACAATTTGGCACATCCGTATTAGCAGATATGTGGGATATTGAACAGAGAACTATCAGAAAAAATCACCCCAATGCCTTGTTATTAAATACCGCGCTAAGCAAGAAGTTTTATCAAATCCAAAAAGCTATTAAGGATTTAGTAGAAGATGGTAATTTTAGTTTTGATACTTTAAAACAATGTATTAATTCATCGTCTGAGATAAAAAAAGCTAAACCTATTTTACCTTCATTTAAAACCTATGCGGATAAGTTAATAGCTGATCTATACAAATCAAAAAAGATTGGAAATGCAATTGTCTATAAAACGGCAACAAATAGACTAATCAAGTATACTAATCCAAATCTGAAGTTCATTGAAATAAACTATCAGTTATTAGATGAATTTAAAAATCACTTACTATCAAGTGAGGTTAAAATTAATTCGATCAGCAATTACCTTAGGACTATAAGAGCTATTTATAATAAAGCTATAAAAGCTAAAATTATTGATAGATCACACTATCCATTCCATGATACTACCATAAAAACTGAAAAGACGGCAAAAAGAGCCATTACAAAGCAAGACATCCATACTATTGAGAACTTACCATTAAAAGTAGGCTCTAAGGAATGGCATGCCCGTAATTACTTCCTCTTAAGCTTTTACCTAATAGGCATCTCATTTACTGACTTAGCTTATCTAACTAGTAAGAATGTAGTAAATGGCCGAGTAGAATTTAGAAGAAGAAAAACACATAAATTATACAGTATTAAACTCTTCAGCCAAGCCTATACAATCCTAAACGTTTATTCAAAAACCGAGAACAAATATTTACTCCCTGTGCTGCCAAATTCAATTGAAGAAGACACATTAGAAAGTAAGAAGCTAATATATCAGTGGATTAAAACCACAAATAAATTTTTAAAAAGAGTTGGTGGTGATATGGTGACAACTTATGTGGCAAGGCATACATGGGCTACCTCAGCTAAAAGATTAGGATATTCTAATGAATTAATTGCAGAAGCAATGGGGCATGAGTATGGTAACAAGATTACCAATATTTATTTGGATAGCTTTGATAAGGAAGTTATCGATAAAATGCATTTAGAGGTGATAAGAAGGTGA
- a CDS encoding non-canonical purine NTP diphosphatase, with translation MPHQLVFATNNRHKVDEVAAKVGDDFKLLTLTDINCTDDIEETGLTFNENASIKSRYIFNKYGLDCFGDDSGLEIDALNGEPGIYSARYAGTHGDHTSNITKVLQNLQGQANRKARFRTVISLMWQGQEHFFEGTVEGSIRHELSGNGGFGYDPIFQPDGYSVTFAEMSMDEKNAISHRARALEGLISFLKAQ, from the coding sequence ATGCCGCATCAATTAGTTTTTGCCACCAACAACCGCCACAAAGTGGATGAGGTTGCAGCCAAGGTGGGCGATGATTTTAAACTGCTTACGCTGACCGACATCAACTGTACCGACGATATTGAAGAAACCGGCCTGACCTTTAACGAGAACGCTTCTATTAAAAGCCGCTACATCTTTAACAAATATGGCCTGGACTGTTTTGGCGACGACAGCGGCCTGGAAATTGACGCGCTGAACGGCGAACCGGGCATTTACTCCGCCCGTTACGCAGGTACGCATGGCGATCACACCTCCAACATAACCAAGGTGTTGCAAAACCTGCAGGGACAAGCAAACCGCAAAGCCCGTTTCCGCACTGTCATCTCCTTAATGTGGCAGGGACAGGAACACTTTTTTGAAGGCACGGTAGAAGGCAGCATTCGACACGAATTGAGCGGCAACGGCGGCTTCGGGTACGACCCGATCTTCCAGCCCGACGGCTACAGCGTCACCTTCGCCGAGATGAGCATGGACGAAAAGAATGCCATTAGTCACCGCGCAAGGGCGCTGGAAGGATTAATTTCGTTCCTGAAGGCCCAATAA
- a CDS encoding peptidylprolyl isomerase, producing the protein MAGNGLHQHKEGYMRKFGIAVLSLVLFASVAHAQRVLDKVAAVVGSSIILQSDIESTYAQYILQGQQMQPAFKCQLLQQLVTQKLLAQQAVIDSVDVKDDEVDNEVERRMRGMIQRAGGQERLEQFLNRSVIQYKDEIRPDIKEQMIAQRMQQKITEKVSVTPMDVKKFYEGIPKDSLPLYNKEVEVGVIAFNPSLTKEEKEIYRQKLEDIRARIKAGADFGNMATLYSQDTGSAPDGGDLGFQDRSGLVKEFSAMAFKLKAGEVSPVFETEYGFHILQVIERRGEQVHARHILIIPQSTPTSLDRSKSKADSVYNLITRNKKIDFSSAASFYSDDKDTKFNGGMMLNLENVQNRSTYIPTDRLDPQVAAVVDTMKVGEIAKPFIYADQAGKKSYRILYLKSVTEAHKANLAQDFPRLKEIAQDDKVNRTVSEWFEKKRKETFIRIDPEYAQCKQLKDWSTTATASSTAKTN; encoded by the coding sequence TTGGCCGGTAACGGCCTGCATCAGCATAAAGAAGGATACATGAGAAAGTTTGGCATAGCCGTTTTAAGTTTAGTTTTATTTGCATCGGTAGCGCACGCACAACGTGTGTTAGATAAAGTGGCCGCGGTAGTGGGCAGCAGCATCATTTTACAGTCTGATATTGAATCTACATACGCGCAGTACATTTTGCAGGGGCAGCAAATGCAGCCGGCTTTCAAATGTCAGCTGTTGCAACAACTGGTTACCCAAAAACTGTTGGCCCAACAAGCCGTAATTGACTCTGTTGATGTAAAAGACGACGAGGTAGATAACGAGGTAGAGCGCCGTATGCGTGGCATGATTCAGCGTGCCGGTGGCCAGGAGCGCCTGGAGCAATTCCTGAACCGCTCGGTTATCCAGTATAAAGACGAGATCCGTCCGGACATTAAAGAGCAAATGATCGCTCAGCGTATGCAGCAAAAAATTACCGAAAAGGTAAGCGTTACGCCAATGGACGTGAAGAAATTTTATGAAGGCATCCCTAAAGATAGTTTGCCATTGTACAACAAAGAAGTTGAAGTGGGGGTGATTGCCTTTAACCCTTCCCTTACCAAAGAAGAAAAAGAAATTTACCGCCAGAAACTGGAAGATATCCGCGCACGCATTAAAGCCGGTGCCGATTTTGGCAACATGGCTACCCTGTACTCGCAGGATACCGGTTCTGCTCCTGATGGTGGCGATTTGGGTTTCCAGGATCGTTCTGGCTTAGTAAAAGAGTTTAGCGCTATGGCATTCAAGCTTAAAGCTGGTGAAGTTTCGCCGGTGTTTGAGACTGAGTACGGTTTCCACATTTTGCAGGTAATTGAGCGTCGTGGCGAGCAGGTGCATGCACGTCATATCCTGATTATTCCGCAGAGCACCCCAACAAGTTTAGATCGCAGCAAATCAAAGGCTGATAGCGTTTATAACCTGATCACCCGAAACAAAAAGATTGATTTCTCAAGCGCAGCATCTTTTTACTCTGATGATAAAGACACCAAGTTTAACGGTGGTATGATGCTGAACCTGGAAAACGTACAAAACCGCTCTACTTATATCCCGACTGACAGATTAGATCCGCAGGTGGCTGCCGTGGTTGATACCATGAAGGTGGGCGAGATTGCCAAGCCATTTATCTACGCAGATCAGGCCGGTAAAAAAAGCTACCGCATTCTGTACCTGAAATCGGTAACAGAGGCGCATAAAGCAAACCTGGCGCAAGATTTCCCTCGTTTGAAAGAGATTGCACAAGACGATAAGGTTAACCGTACCGTTAGCGAGTGGTTTGAGAAAAAACGCAAAGAAACCTTCATTCGCATAGATCCTGAGTACGCGCAGTGTAAACAATTGAAAGATTGGTCTACCACTGCTACCGCATCATCTACCGCAAAAACAAACTGA
- a CDS encoding MoxR family ATPase produces the protein MQHRTDVEAADALKHAYGQIKAEIGKVIIGQDDVVKSVLISIFSNGHCLLVGVPGLAKTLLVQTVAQVLDLEFNRIQFTPDLMPSDIIGSEILGEDRNFKFIKGPVFSNIILADEINRTPPKTQAALLEAMQEKAVTAAGVTHKLAQPFFVLATQNPIEQEGTYPLPEAQLDRFMFNVALDYPTFQEELLVVKNTTGGNKAEVSKVLNAEQIIYFQQLVRNIPVTDHVLEYAVKLVSKTRPQSEFAPAQVKRLLNWGAGPRASQFLILGAKCHAVINGKYSPDIEDVQAVAKPILRHRIVRSYHAEAEGLTADDIITQLF, from the coding sequence ATGCAGCACCGCACCGATGTTGAAGCCGCCGACGCTTTGAAACATGCCTACGGGCAGATAAAAGCAGAAATTGGTAAAGTAATTATCGGGCAGGATGACGTAGTGAAATCTGTGCTGATCTCTATTTTTAGTAACGGGCATTGTTTGCTGGTGGGCGTGCCGGGGCTGGCCAAAACCCTGCTGGTGCAAACCGTAGCGCAAGTGCTTGATCTGGAGTTTAACCGCATCCAGTTTACACCCGATCTGATGCCGTCTGACATTATTGGTTCAGAAATTCTGGGTGAGGATCGCAATTTTAAATTTATTAAAGGCCCGGTGTTCTCCAACATCATTCTGGCCGATGAGATAAACCGTACGCCACCAAAAACACAGGCTGCCCTGCTGGAAGCCATGCAGGAGAAAGCAGTGACCGCCGCTGGTGTTACCCACAAACTGGCGCAGCCTTTCTTTGTACTGGCCACCCAGAACCCTATTGAGCAGGAAGGCACTTACCCGCTGCCCGAAGCACAGTTAGACCGTTTTATGTTTAACGTAGCGCTGGATTACCCAACTTTTCAGGAAGAACTACTGGTGGTAAAAAACACCACCGGCGGTAACAAGGCTGAGGTAAGCAAGGTGCTGAATGCCGAGCAGATTATCTACTTTCAGCAACTGGTGCGCAATATCCCGGTGACCGACCATGTGTTGGAGTATGCCGTGAAACTGGTGAGCAAAACCCGCCCGCAAAGTGAGTTTGCTCCCGCACAGGTGAAACGTTTGCTAAATTGGGGCGCCGGTCCGCGCGCTTCGCAGTTTTTGATACTGGGGGCTAAGTGCCATGCTGTCATCAACGGTAAATACTCGCCGGATATTGAAGATGTGCAGGCAGTAGCCAAACCTATCCTAAGGCATCGCATTGTACGCAGTTACCACGCCGAAGCCGAGGGCTTGACCGCCGATGATATTATTACGCAGCTGTTTTAA
- a CDS encoding thiamine pyrophosphokinase, whose protein sequence is MSSHHIIREKQEPALLILSLEDFPDDWLGQLLEWSPTVLAAADVAESLQCQDIKVDIILGADVLPAQEHVNPVTTTVEDVLITGLQLLKTEGYPAVNIVSNRFNADAIRSFLPALDVVVYHQQQKIVAIRSGFSKWLPAGRVVRILEHLPNLVYTNLAGVAPDVYKIVQDGLFSISFDGDYLFIAEEL, encoded by the coding sequence ATGTCATCCCACCACATCATCCGCGAAAAACAAGAACCCGCATTACTCATACTCAGTCTGGAAGATTTTCCTGATGACTGGCTGGGCCAACTGCTGGAATGGAGCCCCACGGTATTGGCTGCCGCCGATGTGGCCGAGAGTCTCCAATGTCAGGACATTAAGGTGGACATTATTTTAGGTGCTGATGTGTTGCCCGCCCAGGAACATGTCAATCCAGTAACCACCACGGTTGAAGACGTGTTGATTACCGGCCTGCAGCTGCTTAAAACAGAGGGTTATCCTGCTGTTAATATTGTTTCCAATAGATTTAATGCTGATGCTATTCGCTCGTTTTTGCCGGCGCTGGATGTGGTTGTTTATCACCAGCAGCAAAAAATTGTCGCTATACGTTCTGGATTTAGCAAATGGCTGCCCGCCGGCCGGGTTGTACGTATTCTGGAACACTTGCCTAATTTAGTGTACACTAATTTGGCCGGGGTGGCCCCTGATGTTTATAAAATAGTACAAGACGGCCTGTTTTCTATCAGTTTTGATGGCGATTACTTGTTTATAGCCGAAGAGCTCTAA
- a CDS encoding anti-sigma factor — protein MSNIEEKLWAYIDGTCTPQEHDEIAHQIVQDEQLRLQYEELLRLHQEFGQLELDEPPMAFTYNVMETIRAEAALKPLKASINARVIRFISVFFILTIVALLIIIVGSLGTSQSAPGNLPTLNISFQNTISQHLNGVFLKCFVLFDVVVALFLTDTWLRRRKRAVESV, from the coding sequence ATGAGCAACATAGAAGAAAAACTGTGGGCCTATATTGATGGCACCTGCACACCGCAGGAGCATGACGAAATTGCACACCAAATAGTACAAGATGAGCAATTGCGACTACAATATGAGGAATTGTTGCGCCTGCACCAGGAGTTTGGCCAACTAGAGTTAGATGAACCGCCAATGGCCTTCACTTATAACGTAATGGAAACCATCCGCGCCGAAGCAGCTTTAAAACCTTTGAAAGCTAGCATCAATGCGCGCGTAATACGCTTTATTTCAGTGTTTTTCATACTCACTATTGTAGCGCTATTGATTATTATAGTAGGCAGTTTGGGAACGAGCCAAAGCGCACCCGGCAATTTACCGACCCTAAATATCAGCTTTCAAAACACTATCAGTCAACACCTTAACGGGGTATTCTTAAAATGCTTTGTGTTATTTGACGTGGTAGTTGCCCTGTTTTTAACTGATACATGGCTGCGCCGGCGGAAGAGGGCAGTGGAAAGTGTGTGA